Proteins co-encoded in one Opitutus terrae PB90-1 genomic window:
- a CDS encoding glycoside hydrolase family 27 protein yields the protein MRKLLCVLLCVASSAFAQKWEGLALTPPMGWNSWNTFANHISEKVVRETADAMEKNGMRDAGYVYIVIDDTWSLRQRDANGSLVADPEKFPSGMKALADYVHAKGFKLGIYSCAGKTTCGGYPGSWGHEFQDARLWASWGIDYLKYDWCDHGDANAKDAYARMSAALRAAGRPVVFSLCEWGQNRPWEWAEPIGHLWRTTGDIYDSYDGRKGWESGWKRLLDLQYSLVDSSGAYDGLNKFAGPGHWNDPDMLEVGNDGLSLAESRAHFSFWCLLAAPLMAGNDVRHMSEEIRAIMTDKEVIAINQDPAGKQGFRALAEPAKSIEIWVKELSNQEWAVCALNTDTSARELTIDWGRLWTIQGKHSVRDVWAKKAVGDTSKPYTVRVESHDVAMFRLTPAK from the coding sequence ATGAGAAAACTGCTTTGTGTGCTGCTTTGCGTCGCCAGCTCGGCGTTCGCGCAAAAGTGGGAGGGCCTCGCGCTGACGCCGCCCATGGGCTGGAACAGCTGGAACACCTTCGCCAATCACATCAGCGAAAAGGTCGTGCGCGAGACGGCGGATGCGATGGAGAAAAACGGCATGCGCGACGCCGGCTACGTTTACATCGTCATCGATGACACGTGGTCGTTGCGGCAGCGCGACGCTAACGGCAGCCTGGTCGCAGATCCCGAAAAGTTTCCCAGCGGCATGAAGGCGCTGGCCGATTACGTGCACGCGAAAGGATTCAAGCTCGGCATCTACAGTTGTGCGGGCAAGACGACGTGCGGCGGTTATCCGGGCAGTTGGGGCCATGAATTTCAGGATGCGCGGTTGTGGGCGTCATGGGGCATCGACTACCTCAAATACGACTGGTGCGATCACGGCGATGCGAACGCGAAGGATGCCTACGCGCGGATGAGCGCGGCGCTGCGCGCGGCCGGGCGTCCGGTGGTGTTCAGCCTCTGCGAATGGGGCCAGAACAGGCCGTGGGAATGGGCTGAGCCCATCGGCCATCTGTGGCGCACGACGGGCGATATCTACGACTCCTACGACGGCCGGAAGGGTTGGGAGTCCGGCTGGAAGCGATTGCTCGACCTGCAGTATTCGCTGGTCGACAGCTCGGGCGCTTACGATGGGTTGAACAAGTTCGCCGGACCGGGACACTGGAACGACCCGGACATGCTCGAGGTCGGCAACGACGGGCTGTCGCTGGCCGAGTCGCGCGCGCATTTCAGCTTCTGGTGCCTGCTCGCCGCGCCGCTCATGGCCGGCAACGACGTGCGGCACATGAGCGAGGAGATCCGCGCGATCATGACCGACAAGGAGGTGATCGCGATCAACCAGGATCCCGCGGGCAAGCAGGGCTTCCGCGCGCTGGCCGAGCCGGCGAAATCCATCGAGATCTGGGTGAAGGAGCTGAGCAACCAGGAGTGGGCAGTGTGCGCGCTCAACACCGACACCAGCGCACGGGAGCTCACGATCGATTGGGGCCGGCTCTGGACGATCCAGGGCAAGCACAGCGTGCGCGACGTCTGGGCGAAGAAAGCGGTGGGCGACACCAGCAAGCCCTACACCGTGCGCGTCGAGTCGCACGACGTGGCGATGTTCCGGCTCACGCCGGCGAAGTAG
- a CDS encoding acetylxylan esterase → MMRPTPAFLFVVLALLAGFSPAALAATPITPVPPGAQLRVAAVQVRVAPDHRDWTYQLGEPVKFKVAVTADNEPIDAVSVSYTIGPDMFPGEKKTAAVPLDGLVIDAGTMQEPGFLRCIVTSEVAGKIYTGIATAAFAPEKIKPYQTEPEDFEAFWKTQLEELAQAPVEPILTLLPDQCTDKVNVYHVSFRTVGPSWMKVPARIYGMLCEPKAPGKYPAVLKVPGAGVRPYPGDKGLAARGVITLEIGIHGIPVNLPESFYDVLYAGALTGYWTFNSDNRETYYYRRVYLSCVRANDFLTARENWDGKNLVVMGASQGGQLSLVTAALDLRVSGLAVTHPAGCDWAAPLHGRAGGWPHPFMPGADGKPSANATPARMAALAYYDAVNFAKRIKVPGYYNWGYNDVVTPPTSTYAAYNVITAPKTLGLTLEMGHQYNEEQWKAIDNWVTQAIGVK, encoded by the coding sequence ATGATGCGCCCCACTCCTGCTTTTCTGTTCGTCGTCCTCGCGCTGCTGGCGGGATTCAGCCCTGCCGCGCTGGCGGCCACTCCGATCACGCCGGTGCCGCCCGGTGCGCAGCTACGCGTTGCCGCGGTGCAGGTGCGTGTCGCACCCGATCACCGCGACTGGACCTACCAGCTCGGAGAGCCAGTGAAGTTCAAGGTCGCCGTGACTGCGGACAACGAGCCAATCGACGCGGTGTCGGTCAGCTACACGATCGGGCCCGACATGTTTCCCGGCGAAAAGAAGACGGCGGCGGTGCCGCTCGACGGGCTCGTGATCGATGCGGGCACGATGCAGGAGCCGGGATTCCTGCGCTGCATCGTGACGAGCGAGGTTGCGGGCAAGATCTACACGGGCATTGCGACCGCGGCGTTCGCGCCGGAGAAGATCAAGCCCTACCAAACGGAGCCGGAGGATTTCGAGGCGTTCTGGAAAACGCAGCTCGAGGAACTCGCGCAGGCGCCGGTCGAACCGATCCTCACGCTGCTGCCCGACCAATGCACCGACAAGGTGAACGTCTACCACGTCAGCTTCCGCACGGTCGGGCCGAGCTGGATGAAAGTGCCGGCGCGCATCTACGGCATGCTGTGCGAGCCGAAGGCGCCGGGAAAGTATCCCGCGGTGTTGAAGGTGCCGGGCGCCGGCGTGCGGCCGTATCCGGGCGACAAGGGCCTCGCCGCGCGCGGCGTGATCACACTGGAGATCGGGATCCATGGGATTCCGGTGAACCTCCCCGAGAGTTTCTACGACGTGCTCTATGCGGGCGCGCTGACCGGCTACTGGACCTTCAACTCCGACAACCGCGAAACCTACTATTACCGCCGCGTCTACCTGAGCTGCGTCCGCGCGAATGATTTTCTGACGGCGCGGGAAAATTGGGATGGCAAGAACCTCGTCGTGATGGGCGCGAGCCAGGGCGGGCAACTCTCGCTGGTGACGGCGGCGCTCGATCTGCGTGTGAGCGGACTCGCGGTGACGCATCCGGCCGGTTGCGACTGGGCGGCGCCGCTGCACGGCCGTGCGGGCGGCTGGCCGCATCCGTTCATGCCCGGCGCGGACGGCAAGCCGTCCGCGAACGCGACGCCGGCGCGGATGGCGGCGCTCGCGTATTACGACGCGGTGAACTTCGCGAAGCGAATCAAGGTCCCGGGCTACTACAACTGGGGCTACAACGACGTCGTCACGCCGCCGACGTCCACCTACGCCGCCTACAATGTGATCACCGCGCCGAAGACGCTTGGGCTCACGCTGGAGATGGGCCACCAATACAACGAGGAACAGTGGAAGGCGATCGACAATTGGGTGACGCAGGCGATCGGAGTGAAGTAA
- a CDS encoding RNA polymerase sigma factor: MNPAADHAPRDDSDATPDAASADTDAAWALRARAGDVAAMQGLVLRHQAAVARLLWRFARRRADLDDLVQETFLRMVRGLPDWQPAQPFARWLLRIATNVGRDYFRRQAVRRRWTAEPATSPLGELLPEPVEPGADPAARAAANEVKATLAQLSPDEQTLLTLHYLEGWPLADIAAQFGWTVTATKLRAWRARRQLRKLLQTS, encoded by the coding sequence GTGAATCCGGCTGCAGACCATGCACCCCGCGACGACAGTGACGCGACGCCCGACGCTGCGAGCGCCGACACGGATGCCGCGTGGGCGCTGCGCGCGCGGGCCGGCGACGTGGCCGCGATGCAGGGCCTCGTGCTGCGCCATCAAGCCGCGGTCGCGCGGCTGCTGTGGCGGTTCGCGCGCAGGCGGGCGGATCTCGATGATTTGGTGCAGGAGACGTTTCTGCGGATGGTCCGTGGGTTGCCCGACTGGCAGCCGGCGCAGCCGTTCGCACGCTGGCTGCTACGGATCGCGACGAACGTCGGTCGGGACTATTTTCGCCGCCAGGCGGTGCGGCGTCGTTGGACCGCGGAGCCGGCGACGTCTCCGCTGGGTGAACTGCTGCCCGAACCTGTGGAACCAGGCGCCGATCCGGCGGCGCGGGCGGCGGCGAACGAGGTGAAAGCCACGCTCGCCCAACTTTCTCCCGACGAGCAGACGCTGCTCACACTGCACTACCTCGAAGGATGGCCGCTCGCGGACATCGCGGCGCAATTTGGCTGGACTGTGACGGCTACGAAACTCCGCGCCTGGCGCGCGCGACGCCAGCTGCGAAAACTTCTTCAAACATCATGA
- a CDS encoding carbohydrate kinase family protein — protein MPDVYCFGHVSTGTIVRLKARYPAPDGYAEIAETLENHCGEAAGSSMVLARLGATVSLEGNWIGDNPECRRTLAFLQSRGIDCAGLVVKPGYRGATEIVISDGGSRTVFGRYVDLLFTTPQWNPPTTSRIRAAKIVCVDPAFGDTTLAVARTAKAANLPVVTCDARADAPLHALADVNIVSNELIHREYPDAAKSPAAREKLFADYLQRSSGLVVFTSGSQPLWYARGGEPANARRELAAFKVTVVDSAGAGDSFRGGLIYGLLRGWSDERSLQFASAVAALVCTTAPGCVASPTLAEVRAFLADRGVALPDW, from the coding sequence ATGCCTGACGTCTACTGCTTCGGCCACGTGAGCACCGGGACGATCGTGCGCCTGAAGGCACGCTATCCGGCACCCGACGGTTACGCCGAGATCGCCGAGACCCTCGAAAACCACTGCGGTGAAGCCGCGGGCTCCTCCATGGTGCTGGCGCGACTCGGCGCCACGGTCTCGCTCGAGGGCAATTGGATCGGCGACAACCCCGAGTGCCGTCGCACGCTGGCGTTTCTTCAGTCGCGCGGCATCGACTGCGCCGGACTCGTCGTCAAACCCGGCTACCGCGGCGCCACGGAAATCGTGATCTCCGATGGCGGGTCGCGCACGGTGTTCGGCCGCTACGTCGACCTGCTCTTCACCACGCCGCAGTGGAATCCGCCCACCACCTCGCGCATTCGCGCCGCGAAAATCGTGTGCGTCGACCCGGCGTTCGGCGACACCACGCTGGCGGTTGCGCGCACCGCCAAGGCCGCCAACCTGCCCGTGGTCACCTGCGACGCCCGCGCCGATGCGCCGCTGCACGCGCTGGCCGACGTGAATATTGTCTCGAACGAGCTGATTCACCGCGAATACCCCGACGCCGCCAAATCGCCTGCGGCGCGCGAGAAGCTGTTTGCCGACTACCTGCAGCGTTCATCCGGTCTTGTCGTTTTCACCAGCGGCTCGCAACCACTGTGGTATGCGCGCGGCGGCGAGCCCGCGAACGCGCGTCGCGAACTCGCCGCGTTCAAAGTCACCGTCGTCGACAGCGCCGGCGCGGGCGACAGCTTTCGCGGCGGCCTCATCTACGGCCTGCTCCGCGGCTGGAGCGACGAGCGTTCACTCCAGTTCGCCAGCGCGGTCGCGGCCCTCGTGTGCACCACGGCGCCCGGCTGCGTGGCCTCGCCCACCCTCGCCGAAGTGCGCGCCTTCCTGGCCGATCGCGGCGTCGCGCTGCCCGACTGGTAG
- a CDS encoding GH36-type glycosyl hydrolase domain-containing protein produces MHYGHFDDKAREYVITRPDTPRPWSNYLGSTEYGAIITNHAGGYSFYKSGATGRFLRMRFNSVPLDQPGRLFYLRDQENGDFWSTSWQPVGKPLDKYKSTCRHGMGYTIIESRYASITTEATYFVPLGQTFEYWRLRVTNKSKRERKLSLFTYCEFANLWSTFQDLVNLQYSQFITRATLEDGILGITCNPNFDFDGQDLTSCNRTWMALSGTPLAGVETTRERFCGPYGGYAAPDAVVKGRCSNFLGEGDNIVGGQQADLTLAPGETKEVFVLLGLGTVKSHGWKTVAEFGNPARCEEEFRKLKASWHAPLKNLQVETPDANFDAMINTWNAYNALITYSWSRSASLVYNGERDGLGFRDTVQDILGATPLLKDGVQSRLELMLTGQLANGGAIPVIKPFSHQPGKEPPPPDHEYRSDDCLWFFNTIPAYVAETGDIDFYSKVLPYADRGEATVLGHLRRALEFNLERTGRNGLPCGLAADWNDCIRLGYHGESVFVAFQVRYGLDVYAGIAEKLVQPGEADWARAELAKLDEKIQKTCWDGEWFIWAIGQDGTIYGTKNFPEGQVYMNTQAWAILSGAATPAQTKQALATMREKLATPYGLMLCAPPFIKANPEIMKATLFNAGIKENAGIFSHTQSWAVMAECLQGNGDQAYAYYRAFMPSAYNDRAEIRQVEPYVHCQTTYSRYNVNEGASRVPWLSGTASWAYYSATHWILGIRPEVDGLRIAPCIPKNWPGFKMRRNFRGRLITIEVQNPHGVSSGVRSLTLDGKPLEGDLVPAGRIKPNSKIVAILG; encoded by the coding sequence ATGCACTACGGCCATTTCGACGACAAAGCCCGCGAGTATGTGATCACGCGCCCGGACACCCCGCGCCCGTGGTCCAACTATCTCGGCTCAACCGAATACGGTGCGATCATCACCAACCACGCGGGCGGTTACTCCTTCTACAAGAGCGGCGCCACCGGCCGTTTTCTCCGAATGCGATTCAACAGCGTGCCGCTCGACCAACCCGGCCGCTTGTTCTATCTGCGCGATCAGGAGAACGGCGACTTTTGGTCCACGTCGTGGCAGCCGGTCGGCAAGCCGCTCGATAAATACAAATCCACCTGCCGGCACGGCATGGGCTACACCATCATCGAGAGCCGCTACGCCAGCATCACGACGGAAGCGACCTACTTCGTGCCACTCGGCCAGACCTTCGAATATTGGCGGCTGCGCGTGACCAACAAGTCGAAGCGCGAGCGAAAGCTGTCGCTCTTCACCTACTGCGAATTCGCCAACCTGTGGTCCACCTTCCAGGACCTCGTGAACCTGCAGTATTCGCAGTTCATCACCCGCGCGACGCTCGAGGACGGGATTCTCGGCATCACCTGCAATCCGAACTTCGATTTCGATGGCCAGGACCTCACCAGCTGCAACCGGACCTGGATGGCCCTGAGCGGCACGCCGCTCGCCGGCGTCGAGACGACGCGCGAACGTTTCTGCGGACCTTACGGGGGCTATGCCGCGCCCGACGCGGTCGTGAAGGGCCGTTGCTCCAACTTCCTCGGCGAAGGTGACAACATCGTCGGCGGCCAGCAGGCCGATCTCACCCTTGCGCCGGGCGAGACCAAGGAAGTCTTCGTGTTGCTCGGGCTCGGCACGGTGAAGTCGCATGGCTGGAAAACCGTCGCCGAGTTCGGCAACCCCGCACGCTGCGAGGAGGAATTCCGGAAGCTGAAGGCCTCGTGGCACGCGCCGCTGAAGAACCTGCAGGTCGAAACCCCCGACGCGAACTTCGACGCGATGATCAACACCTGGAACGCCTACAACGCGCTGATCACCTACTCATGGTCGCGCTCCGCCTCGCTCGTCTACAACGGGGAGCGCGACGGGCTCGGATTCCGTGACACGGTGCAGGACATCCTTGGCGCCACGCCGCTCCTGAAGGACGGCGTACAGTCACGGCTCGAGCTGATGCTCACGGGCCAGCTCGCTAACGGTGGCGCGATTCCCGTCATCAAGCCGTTTTCGCATCAGCCGGGCAAGGAACCGCCGCCACCAGATCACGAATACCGCTCCGACGACTGCCTGTGGTTCTTCAATACCATCCCGGCCTACGTGGCCGAGACCGGTGACATCGATTTCTACTCGAAGGTCCTGCCTTACGCCGACCGTGGCGAAGCCACGGTGCTGGGCCATCTGCGCCGCGCGCTGGAATTCAACCTCGAACGTACCGGCCGCAACGGTCTGCCCTGCGGGCTCGCCGCGGACTGGAACGACTGCATCCGACTCGGCTACCACGGCGAGAGCGTGTTCGTCGCCTTCCAGGTTCGTTACGGCTTGGACGTCTACGCGGGCATTGCCGAAAAACTTGTCCAGCCCGGCGAAGCCGACTGGGCGCGCGCGGAGCTCGCGAAACTCGACGAGAAAATCCAAAAAACCTGCTGGGACGGCGAGTGGTTCATCTGGGCGATTGGCCAGGACGGCACGATCTACGGGACGAAGAACTTCCCCGAAGGGCAGGTCTACATGAACACGCAGGCGTGGGCGATCCTCTCGGGCGCGGCCACGCCGGCGCAGACGAAGCAGGCGCTCGCGACGATGCGGGAAAAACTCGCGACACCTTACGGGCTCATGCTCTGTGCGCCGCCGTTCATCAAAGCGAACCCGGAAATCATGAAGGCCACGCTCTTCAACGCGGGCATCAAGGAAAACGCCGGCATCTTCTCGCACACGCAGAGCTGGGCCGTGATGGCCGAGTGCCTGCAGGGCAACGGCGACCAGGCTTACGCCTACTACCGCGCGTTCATGCCGTCGGCCTACAACGATCGCGCCGAGATCCGCCAGGTCGAACCCTACGTCCACTGCCAGACCACCTACTCGCGCTACAACGTAAACGAAGGCGCCTCGCGCGTGCCGTGGCTCAGCGGCACGGCGTCGTGGGCCTACTACAGCGCCACGCACTGGATCCTCGGCATCCGGCCGGAAGTCGACGGACTGCGCATTGCTCCGTGCATCCCGAAAAACTGGCCCGGATTCAAGATGCGCCGCAACTTCCGCGGCCGGCTGATCACGATCGAGGTGCAGAACCCGCACGGCGTCTCCTCCGGCGTGCGCTCGCTCACGCTCGATGGCAAGCCGCTCGAGGGCGACCTCGTCCCCGCCGGCCGGATCAAACCCAACTCAAAAATCGTCGCGATCCTCGGCTAG
- a CDS encoding AGE family epimerase/isomerase: protein MPSFDLTDYAARIESDLRSNILAFWIRHVVDHERGTFFGALTNELTVDCNAERGALLTCRILWTFSAAYHRYGDSDYRAMADRAYADLLTNFADGDCGGFYWSIAADGRVLRDRKQVYGQAFAIYALAEYYRSTGEPAALHTAIAVFRLLEKYARDSNYGGYLEAFSRSWQPIADMRLSDVDLNEPKSQNTHLHVMEAYTNLLRVWPDASLRRAQTRLLETMLDRIVNPETCHLGLFFAHDWSLRSDKISYGHDIEAAWLFTEAAEVLGNSSLTARIHPLAVRIADVTLAEGVDADGGIYNEGGPRGLTDTNKEWWPQAEAVVGFLNAYALSHDERHLQAALRCWDFIDQRLIDKQRGEWLRGVTRDGKVLADQLKVSFWKCPYHNGRTGLEAPARLRALARR from the coding sequence ATGCCTTCGTTCGACTTAACCGACTACGCCGCTCGGATCGAATCCGACCTGCGCTCCAACATCCTCGCGTTCTGGATCCGTCACGTCGTCGACCACGAACGCGGCACGTTCTTCGGTGCGCTCACGAACGAGCTCACCGTGGACTGCAACGCCGAGCGCGGGGCACTCCTCACCTGCCGGATCCTCTGGACCTTCTCCGCCGCTTACCACCGCTACGGCGACTCCGACTATCGCGCGATGGCCGACCGCGCTTATGCGGATCTGCTGACGAACTTCGCCGACGGCGACTGCGGCGGATTCTACTGGTCGATCGCCGCCGACGGGCGCGTGCTCCGCGATCGCAAACAGGTTTACGGGCAGGCGTTCGCCATCTACGCACTGGCGGAATACTATCGCTCCACCGGCGAGCCCGCCGCGCTGCACACCGCGATCGCTGTCTTCCGCTTGCTGGAAAAATACGCCCGCGACTCGAACTACGGCGGCTATCTCGAGGCGTTCTCGCGCTCCTGGCAGCCGATCGCCGACATGCGGCTGAGCGACGTCGACCTCAACGAGCCCAAGTCGCAGAACACGCACCTGCACGTGATGGAGGCCTACACCAACCTTCTCCGCGTGTGGCCCGATGCCTCCCTGCGGCGCGCTCAGACCCGACTGCTCGAGACGATGCTCGACCGGATCGTGAATCCGGAAACCTGCCACCTCGGACTGTTCTTCGCCCATGATTGGTCACTGCGTTCCGACAAGATTTCCTATGGCCACGACATCGAGGCGGCTTGGCTCTTCACCGAGGCCGCAGAGGTGTTGGGCAACAGTTCGCTCACGGCGCGGATTCACCCGCTCGCCGTCCGGATCGCCGACGTGACGCTTGCCGAAGGCGTCGATGCCGACGGCGGCATCTACAACGAGGGCGGCCCGCGCGGGCTAACCGACACGAACAAGGAGTGGTGGCCGCAAGCCGAAGCGGTGGTCGGGTTCCTCAACGCTTACGCGCTGTCGCACGACGAGCGCCACTTGCAAGCGGCGCTGCGTTGCTGGGATTTCATCGATCAGCGTTTGATCGACAAACAACGCGGCGAATGGCTGCGCGGCGTGACGCGTGACGGCAAGGTGCTCGCGGATCAGCTCAAGGTGAGTTTCTGGAAATGCCCGTATCACAATGGCCGCACGGGTTTGGAAGCGCCTGCCCGGCTGCGCGCGCTGGCTCGCAGGTAG
- a CDS encoding glycoside hydrolase family 130 protein codes for MKSKSAPKFSKSAAHASTTSAARKPAAKPAAPASNKLFTARVKAVRAAHEKFLKRKNPVETDWENGVYERFKYPVLTAHHVPLEWRYDFNPATNPFFMERLGVGGAYNPGAFFWNGKAHLVARIEGADRKSFFAIAESPNGVDNFRFWDEPCDIPEMPGETNLYDMRVTFHEDGWIYGVFCSESKDPNAPHGDLSSAVAQAGMVRTKDFKKWERLPNLKTPASQQRNVVLHPEFVGGKYAFYTRPMDGFIDVGSGGGIGWTLCDDITTGVTGPEKIIEERAYHTIKEVKNGQGPAPAKTDKGWLHLAHGVRGCAAGLRYTIYMFMTSLEDPSKLIARPGGHLISPRFTERVGDVSNVTFTNGWIRMPDDTVIIYYGGSDTRCYAARTSVAKLVDWCLNTPEDGFTTRKSVDQRLALIRANRQLLG; via the coding sequence ATGAAATCCAAGTCCGCCCCGAAATTCTCCAAATCCGCCGCGCACGCGTCCACCACGTCAGCCGCACGCAAACCGGCCGCCAAGCCCGCCGCACCCGCGTCCAACAAGCTCTTCACCGCACGCGTGAAGGCGGTCCGCGCCGCCCATGAGAAATTTCTCAAGCGCAAGAACCCGGTCGAGACCGACTGGGAAAACGGCGTCTACGAGCGGTTCAAATATCCCGTCCTCACCGCCCATCACGTGCCGCTCGAGTGGCGCTACGATTTCAACCCGGCCACGAATCCGTTCTTCATGGAGCGACTGGGCGTCGGCGGCGCCTACAACCCGGGCGCGTTTTTCTGGAACGGCAAGGCCCACCTCGTCGCGCGCATCGAAGGCGCCGACCGCAAGAGCTTCTTCGCCATCGCCGAGTCGCCCAACGGCGTCGACAACTTTCGGTTCTGGGACGAGCCCTGCGACATCCCCGAAATGCCCGGCGAGACGAATCTCTACGACATGCGCGTGACGTTCCACGAGGACGGCTGGATCTACGGCGTGTTCTGCTCGGAATCGAAAGACCCGAACGCACCGCATGGCGACCTCTCCTCGGCCGTCGCGCAGGCCGGCATGGTGCGTACGAAGGATTTCAAGAAATGGGAACGACTGCCGAACCTGAAGACGCCCGCCTCGCAGCAGCGCAACGTCGTGCTTCATCCCGAGTTCGTCGGCGGAAAATACGCGTTCTACACGCGGCCGATGGACGGATTCATCGACGTCGGCTCGGGCGGTGGCATTGGCTGGACGCTGTGCGATGACATCACGACGGGCGTGACCGGACCGGAGAAGATCATCGAGGAGCGCGCCTACCACACGATCAAGGAGGTGAAGAACGGCCAGGGCCCGGCACCGGCCAAAACGGACAAGGGCTGGCTGCATCTCGCGCACGGCGTCCGCGGTTGCGCCGCCGGCCTCCGCTACACGATCTACATGTTCATGACGTCGCTCGAGGATCCCTCGAAGCTGATCGCGCGTCCCGGCGGCCATCTCATCTCACCGCGGTTCACCGAACGCGTCGGCGACGTGTCGAATGTCACCTTCACCAACGGCTGGATCCGGATGCCGGATGACACCGTGATCATTTACTACGGTGGCTCCGACACGCGCTGCTACGCCGCGCGCACCTCCGTGGCGAAGCTCGTCGACTGGTGTCTCAACACGCCGGAAGATGGATTCACGACGCGGAAGTCCGTCGATCAGCGGCTCGCGCTCATCCGCGCCAACCGGCAGCTGCTCGGCTGA
- the lexA gene encoding transcriptional repressor LexA: MTETQRKVLDFIRARVRRSQRGVTFREVQAAFGWRSSNAAQDHVRALREAGLLRSDLRGARSILPVTIHDGIPIFGTIPAGIPIDAASENGEFLDVEPSLFDSKPGIPVFALRVRGHSMVNAGIKDGDVVVLAARDPRKGDVVAALVDKESTLKRYCVERGRAYLKAEGPGFDDILPAEELIIQGVMIGLIRKGSC; encoded by the coding sequence ATGACCGAAACGCAGCGCAAGGTCCTCGACTTTATTCGCGCTCGCGTTCGGCGGAGCCAACGGGGTGTGACGTTTCGCGAAGTCCAGGCCGCGTTCGGTTGGCGAAGTAGTAACGCGGCACAGGATCACGTTCGAGCATTGCGCGAGGCAGGGTTGCTGCGTTCAGACTTGCGAGGAGCCAGGAGCATCCTACCCGTAACGATCCACGACGGCATCCCAATCTTTGGCACCATTCCCGCCGGCATACCGATCGATGCTGCCTCCGAAAATGGAGAATTCCTCGACGTCGAGCCAAGCCTCTTCGATTCGAAGCCCGGCATACCAGTCTTTGCTCTACGAGTGCGCGGTCACTCAATGGTCAACGCGGGAATCAAGGATGGCGACGTCGTGGTCTTGGCTGCGCGCGATCCGCGCAAAGGCGACGTCGTCGCCGCGCTAGTCGACAAGGAGTCGACCCTTAAGCGCTACTGCGTCGAGAGAGGCCGCGCTTACCTGAAGGCTGAAGGTCCTGGCTTCGATGACATTCTCCCCGCTGAAGAGCTAATCATCCAGGGCGTCATGATTGGACTCATCCGCAAGGGTTCTTGCTAG